From a region of the Gordonia sp. PP30 genome:
- a CDS encoding response regulator transcription factor, with translation MNGDTAGAQRPIRTVLVDDHALLREGLRAVLERHDGIEVCGEAGTFDAAMAEVAHTRPDVVVVDLKLTAGTDYEGMRLIEELTRWNPDGAVLVLTTFLDDDLVIRAVRAGARGYVVKDVDTTELVRAIRALAAGGSAFDPRSSTIMMRTMAGERTVGHELTDREREIVQLLANGLSNVEIGQRLYISESTVKFHIRNLIRKLGVSKRTDAVYVATKRGLI, from the coding sequence ATGAACGGCGACACGGCGGGTGCTCAGCGGCCGATCCGGACGGTCCTGGTGGACGACCACGCGCTGCTGCGCGAGGGGCTGCGGGCGGTGCTGGAGCGCCACGACGGCATCGAGGTGTGCGGGGAGGCCGGCACCTTCGACGCCGCGATGGCGGAGGTCGCGCACACCCGGCCCGACGTGGTGGTGGTCGATCTCAAACTGACCGCGGGCACCGACTACGAGGGCATGCGGCTGATCGAGGAGCTGACCCGCTGGAATCCCGACGGTGCGGTGCTGGTTCTCACCACCTTCCTGGACGACGACCTGGTGATCCGGGCCGTCCGCGCCGGAGCGCGCGGATACGTGGTGAAGGACGTCGACACGACCGAGCTGGTGCGGGCGATCCGGGCGCTCGCCGCCGGGGGCAGCGCCTTCGATCCGCGCAGCTCGACGATCATGATGCGCACGATGGCCGGTGAGCGCACCGTCGGGCATGAACTGACCGACCGCGAGCGCGAGATCGTCCAGCTGCTGGCCAACGGCCTGTCGAATGTGGAGATCGGGCAGCGCCTGTACATCTCGGAGTCGACGGTCAAGTTCCACATCCGGAATCTGATCCGCAAGCTCGGTGTCAGCAAGCGCACCGATGCCGTCTACGTGGCCACCAAACGCGGGCTCATCTGA
- a CDS encoding isochorismatase family protein produces the protein MPIPAIAPYPIPSGPFPQRVDWGLEPGRSALLVHDMQRYFITAYRPDAEPIATALPNMVAIREACHRAGVPVIYTAQPGDQHPSRRGILADFWGDGLAGGPDEGIVPELAPTGDDIQVTKWRYSAFQRTDLRQLLAHHGRDQLIVVGVYAHMGCMITATEAFMSDVEPFFVVDAMADFSRDEHEMAAEYIGKRAGRVLSTADVIAALDRP, from the coding sequence GTGCCTATCCCCGCCATCGCCCCCTATCCGATTCCGAGCGGCCCGTTCCCCCAGCGCGTGGACTGGGGCCTCGAACCCGGGCGCAGCGCTCTCCTCGTCCACGACATGCAGCGCTACTTCATCACCGCCTACCGGCCCGACGCCGAACCGATCGCGACCGCACTGCCGAACATGGTCGCCATCCGGGAGGCCTGCCATCGCGCGGGCGTGCCGGTGATCTACACGGCGCAGCCGGGCGATCAGCACCCGTCCCGCCGCGGCATCCTCGCCGATTTCTGGGGCGACGGTCTGGCCGGCGGCCCGGACGAGGGCATCGTCCCCGAACTCGCGCCCACCGGCGACGACATCCAGGTCACCAAGTGGCGCTACTCGGCGTTCCAGCGCACCGACCTGCGGCAGCTGCTCGCGCACCATGGACGTGACCAGCTGATCGTCGTCGGCGTGTACGCGCACATGGGCTGCATGATCACCGCGACCGAGGCCTTCATGAGCGACGTCGAACCGTTCTTCGTGGTCGACGCGATGGCCGACTTCAGCCGCGACGAACACGAGATGGCCGCCGAGTACATCGGCAAGCGAGCCGGGCGCGTGCTGTCCACCGCGGACGTCATCGCGGCCCTGGACCGGCCGTGA
- a CDS encoding SDR family oxidoreductase: protein MTGTVVPGVTGETVAVTGAAGGIGSAVCAALRTAGATVVAWDLAGDGIEPLDVTDTAAVAAAWADAERRHGPITGLICAAGVMSDDWDRCLAVNAGGVRNLLDAALPAMIERRRGSVVVISSNAAATPRAAMPSYAASKAAATAYTRSRGIDAAAAGVRVNIVSPGSTDTPMLTQLLDDDTARQAVLDGDPARFRLGIPLGRIAAPADIAETVLFLASDAARHITLHDLRVDGGATLDQ from the coding sequence GTGACCGGCACCGTCGTTCCGGGCGTCACCGGCGAGACGGTCGCCGTGACCGGCGCCGCCGGCGGTATCGGCTCGGCGGTGTGCGCGGCGTTGCGCACGGCCGGCGCGACCGTCGTCGCCTGGGATCTGGCCGGCGACGGTATCGAACCGCTCGACGTCACCGACACCGCCGCCGTCGCCGCGGCGTGGGCGGACGCCGAGCGCCGCCACGGCCCCATCACCGGACTGATCTGCGCCGCCGGCGTGATGAGCGACGACTGGGACCGTTGCCTGGCGGTGAACGCCGGCGGAGTGCGCAATCTGCTCGACGCCGCGTTGCCGGCCATGATCGAGCGACGCCGGGGGTCGGTCGTCGTGATCTCCAGCAATGCCGCGGCCACCCCGCGCGCGGCGATGCCGTCGTACGCCGCCTCCAAGGCCGCGGCGACCGCCTATACACGCAGCCGCGGCATCGATGCGGCTGCCGCCGGGGTTCGCGTCAACATCGTCTCACCCGGCTCCACCGATACCCCGATGCTCACCCAGCTGCTCGACGACGACACCGCCCGCCAGGCCGTGCTCGACGGCGATCCAGCCCGCTTCCGCCTGGGGATCCCGCTCGGCCGGATCGCCGCACCGGCGGACATCGCCGAAACGGTCCTGTTCCTGGCGTCCGATGCCGCGCGGCACATCACCCTTCACGACCTGCGCGTGGACGGCGGAGCCACCCTCGACCAGTGA
- a CDS encoding IS256 family transposase, which produces MDQSREERRRRQNEATDALIASGALDDVLAKIDGGEPLTGEGGLLGSLMKAALERGLNAELSDHLGYEAGDPEASSFPNSRNGYGTKTVATEVGDVELRIPRDRDGSFIPMLVRKGQRRLDGLDAMIVSLYAGGMTIRDIQHHLASTIGTDLSHETISKITEEVADEVIKWQQRDLEPLYPVMYLDAIVVKVRDGGHVINKSAHLAVGVDVDGIKHVLGIWIAQTEGAKFWASVCAELRNRGVQDVLIVCCDGLTGFADAVEATWPQATVQTCVVHLIRASMRFVSYGDRKAVAAALKPVYQASSADAALQALEEFDASELGRRYQSTVRSFRDAWERFTPFLAFPPELRRVIYTTNSIESLNYQLRKVIKNRGHFPNDAAAVKLLWMAIGNIEDKRAREREKEKGLPADQRRAPGRLVEGQVTTNWKRALEQLSLIYPERINHHL; this is translated from the coding sequence GTGGATCAGTCACGAGAAGAGCGGCGTCGCCGCCAGAACGAGGCCACCGATGCGCTCATCGCCTCGGGTGCGCTCGATGATGTCCTTGCCAAGATCGATGGCGGCGAGCCGTTGACCGGCGAGGGCGGTCTGCTCGGGTCGCTGATGAAGGCGGCCCTGGAGCGTGGTTTGAACGCCGAGTTGAGCGATCACCTCGGGTACGAGGCCGGCGACCCGGAGGCGTCGTCGTTTCCCAACTCCCGTAACGGTTACGGCACCAAGACTGTCGCCACCGAGGTCGGGGACGTGGAGTTACGTATCCCGCGTGACCGCGACGGCTCGTTCATCCCGATGCTGGTCCGCAAGGGCCAGCGCCGTCTGGACGGTCTGGACGCGATGATCGTCTCGCTCTACGCCGGCGGGATGACGATCCGCGATATCCAGCACCATCTGGCCTCCACGATCGGCACGGACCTGTCGCACGAGACGATCTCGAAAATCACCGAAGAGGTCGCCGACGAGGTGATCAAGTGGCAGCAACGTGACCTCGAACCGCTGTACCCGGTGATGTACCTCGACGCGATCGTGGTCAAGGTCCGTGACGGCGGGCACGTGATCAACAAGTCCGCGCACCTGGCCGTCGGTGTCGACGTGGACGGTATCAAGCACGTCCTGGGGATCTGGATCGCGCAGACCGAGGGCGCCAAATTCTGGGCGTCGGTGTGCGCTGAACTCCGTAATCGCGGCGTGCAGGACGTGCTGATCGTGTGCTGTGACGGGCTGACCGGGTTCGCCGACGCGGTCGAGGCGACCTGGCCGCAGGCTACCGTGCAGACGTGCGTGGTCCACCTGATCCGGGCGTCGATGCGGTTCGTGTCCTACGGTGACCGCAAAGCCGTCGCCGCCGCCCTCAAACCGGTCTACCAGGCCTCCAGCGCCGACGCTGCTCTCCAGGCCCTGGAGGAGTTCGACGCCTCCGAACTCGGGCGCCGCTACCAGTCGACGGTGCGCAGTTTCCGCGACGCCTGGGAACGGTTCACCCCGTTCCTGGCGTTCCCGCCGGAGCTGCGCCGGGTGATCTACACGACCAACAGCATCGAATCGTTGAACTACCAGTTGCGCAAGGTCATCAAGAACCGCGGGCACTTCCCGAACGACGCAGCCGCCGTGAAGCTGCTGTGGATGGCGATCGGCAACATCGAGGACAAACGCGCCCGTGAACGCGAGAAGGAGAAAGGACTACCCGCCGATCAACGCCGAGCCCCTGGCCGACTCGTCGAAGGCCAAGTCACCACGAACTGGAAACGAGCATTGGAACAACTCTCCCTGATCTACCCCGAACGAATCAACCATCACCTCTAA
- a CDS encoding iron-containing alcohol dehydrogenase, giving the protein MSAAAGHGLNRVVKFHTPEILFGPGALAEAANAVAALGVARPLVVSDANLAETPWFDRLLADLRGRGLTPAPYLGVTPNPRAEEVAAGQRAYAAHRADGLVALGGGSVIDTAKGVAVLAANGGYILEYEGIDKARTALPPLVAVPSTAGSGADVSQFCVINDTAQRTKVTIIGRTLVPNVAVIDPVLLTTASPEVIAQAGMDALTHAVEAFVSLARGRLTDALAVESLTGLWTNLERLIDDPSDARAGAEMSLAALRAGMSFTNAILGATHAMSHPVGGYCDAPHGTINAVLLPHVIRYNAKVCADDFAELAGAVGLSSTGDARTVADRLADQIGALAGRIGMPSTLAPLGVGADQLELLTERALVDSCMLTNPRRPEAQGILDLYRQAL; this is encoded by the coding sequence ATGAGTGCGGCAGCGGGCCACGGCCTGAACCGGGTGGTGAAGTTCCACACCCCGGAGATCCTGTTCGGCCCCGGGGCCCTCGCGGAGGCCGCGAACGCCGTCGCCGCCCTCGGGGTGGCGCGGCCCCTCGTCGTCTCCGATGCGAATCTGGCGGAGACGCCGTGGTTCGACCGGCTGCTCGCCGATCTGCGTGGACGCGGGCTCACCCCCGCGCCGTACCTGGGGGTGACGCCCAATCCGCGCGCCGAGGAGGTGGCCGCCGGGCAGCGCGCGTACGCCGCGCATCGCGCCGACGGGCTGGTCGCACTCGGCGGCGGCTCGGTGATCGACACCGCGAAGGGGGTGGCGGTACTCGCCGCCAACGGCGGATACATCCTCGAGTACGAGGGGATCGACAAGGCGCGCACGGCGCTGCCGCCGCTGGTCGCCGTGCCGTCGACGGCGGGCAGCGGCGCCGACGTCTCGCAGTTCTGCGTCATCAACGACACCGCGCAGCGCACCAAGGTGACGATCATCGGGCGCACGCTGGTCCCGAATGTGGCGGTGATCGATCCGGTGCTGCTGACCACCGCCTCGCCGGAGGTGATCGCGCAGGCGGGGATGGATGCGCTGACCCACGCGGTGGAGGCCTTCGTGTCGCTCGCGCGGGGGCGGCTCACCGATGCGCTCGCCGTCGAATCGCTGACCGGGCTGTGGACCAATCTGGAACGGCTGATCGACGACCCCTCCGATGCGCGGGCGGGCGCCGAGATGTCGCTGGCCGCGCTGCGGGCCGGGATGTCGTTCACCAACGCGATCCTCGGCGCCACGCACGCGATGAGCCATCCGGTCGGCGGATACTGCGACGCCCCGCACGGCACCATCAACGCGGTGCTGCTGCCGCACGTCATCCGGTACAACGCGAAGGTCTGCGCGGACGACTTCGCCGAGCTCGCCGGGGCGGTGGGCCTGTCGTCGACCGGCGACGCGCGGACCGTCGCCGACCGGCTCGCCGACCAGATCGGGGCGCTCGCCGGGCGGATCGGGATGCCGTCGACCCTGGCGCCGCTCGGGGTGGGCGCCGACCAGCTGGAACTGCTCACGGAGCGGGCACTGGTCGATTCGTGCATGCTGACCAACCCGCGCCGCCCGGAGGCGCAGGGCATCCTCGACCTCTACCGGCAGGCGCTGTAG
- a CDS encoding IS110 family transposase → MDMTEYAVYCGIDVGRSGHYAIGLDPQGARIYDKVLPNDEARLRAVFAALAKRGELLVIVDQPNTIGALPVTVARACGHTVAYLPGLTMRRAADLYPGQAKTDARDAFVIADVARTMPHTLRRVDLGDDTLAELDVIVGYDDDLAAEATRTSNRIRGLLTGLHPALERVLGENITHPAVLEILSRFGGPVGIRTAGRRRVSTVAKKHAPRIGTRLTDEIFAALDEQTVVVPGTTAAEAVLPKLAESLKVTLRQRHSLETTIEEMFAAHPLAAVLTSMPGIGVRTGARILLEVGDASAFPSAGHLAAYAAIAPISRISGTSIKGEHPARAGNRKLKRALFLSAFAALHDPTSRTYYDRKRAEGKKHNAALICLARRRCDVLYAMIKNREPYRAPVPAAA, encoded by the coding sequence ATCGACATGACCGAGTACGCCGTCTATTGCGGCATTGACGTGGGAAGATCCGGGCACTACGCCATCGGGCTCGACCCGCAAGGCGCACGCATCTACGACAAGGTCCTCCCCAACGACGAAGCCCGACTCAGAGCCGTCTTCGCGGCATTGGCCAAACGCGGTGAACTGCTCGTGATCGTCGATCAGCCCAACACCATCGGGGCCCTGCCGGTCACCGTCGCCCGGGCCTGCGGGCACACCGTCGCCTACCTTCCCGGCCTGACGATGCGCCGCGCCGCCGACCTCTACCCCGGCCAAGCCAAAACCGATGCCCGCGACGCCTTCGTCATCGCTGACGTCGCACGCACGATGCCGCACACCTTGCGCCGGGTCGACCTGGGTGATGACACGTTGGCCGAGCTCGACGTGATCGTCGGCTACGACGACGACCTGGCCGCTGAAGCGACCCGCACCAGCAACCGCATCCGCGGCCTGCTCACCGGCCTTCACCCGGCCCTCGAACGCGTGCTGGGCGAGAACATCACCCACCCCGCAGTCCTGGAAATCCTCTCCCGATTCGGTGGACCAGTCGGGATTCGCACCGCCGGCCGACGCCGCGTGAGCACCGTGGCAAAGAAGCACGCACCCCGGATCGGAACCCGTCTGACCGACGAGATCTTCGCCGCCCTCGACGAACAAACGGTCGTCGTCCCCGGAACCACCGCCGCCGAAGCAGTGCTGCCCAAACTCGCCGAATCATTGAAAGTGACTCTGCGGCAACGCCATTCACTCGAAACCACGATCGAGGAGATGTTCGCCGCGCACCCTCTTGCCGCGGTCCTGACCTCGATGCCAGGCATCGGCGTCAGGACCGGCGCCCGCATCCTCCTCGAAGTCGGCGACGCCAGCGCCTTCCCCTCCGCCGGGCACCTCGCCGCCTACGCAGCGATCGCCCCCATCTCCCGAATCTCGGGTACCTCCATCAAGGGCGAGCACCCCGCACGCGCCGGGAACCGCAAGCTGAAACGAGCCCTGTTCCTCTCCGCGTTCGCCGCCCTGCACGACCCGACCAGCCGCACCTACTACGACCGCAAACGCGCCGAAGGCAAGAAACACAACGCCGCACTCATCTGCCTCGCCCGCCGCCGCTGCGACGTCCTCTACGCCATGATCAAGAACCGCGAACCCTACCGAGCACCCGTACCCGCCGCGGCTTGA
- the mftM gene encoding mycofactocin oligosaccharide methyltransferase MftM, with product MTASLDVPTSLDGTAQPRTIVAGRGPGVPEHDLPGPRFRAATTGSTVWIEHDLSLATVSDHRLVTGLLGLVADGVLAGQDEFERAFVEVVTSCAPSRPAAWSAFYRNSLVELRAGTADFSPVHRRARSLLAGDSVLEVGSCFGLFALQCAQDGFRVCAADICPESLDLLEAASDALGIPVGTRLADARALPFADGDVDTVTLIHLLEHLDDDGVDAAIGEALRVARRRVVIAVPYEDRPSPHFGHLTALTPADLQRWARRHPDVPSRVFADHGGWLVFDHP from the coding sequence ATGACCGCTTCCCTCGACGTCCCCACCTCGCTCGACGGGACTGCGCAGCCCCGGACCATCGTCGCCGGCCGCGGACCCGGCGTTCCCGAGCACGACCTCCCGGGACCGCGGTTCCGGGCCGCGACCACCGGGAGCACCGTCTGGATCGAGCACGACCTGTCGCTCGCCACGGTCAGCGATCACCGGCTGGTCACCGGCCTGCTCGGGCTGGTCGCCGACGGGGTGCTCGCCGGCCAGGACGAGTTCGAGCGGGCGTTCGTCGAGGTGGTCACCAGTTGCGCGCCGTCGCGGCCGGCCGCGTGGTCGGCGTTCTACCGCAACTCCCTCGTCGAGCTCCGGGCCGGCACCGCCGACTTCAGCCCGGTCCACCGCCGCGCCCGCTCACTGCTCGCCGGCGACAGCGTCCTCGAAGTCGGTTCGTGCTTCGGTCTCTTCGCCCTGCAATGCGCGCAGGACGGCTTCCGCGTGTGCGCGGCCGACATCTGCCCGGAATCGCTGGACCTGCTCGAGGCGGCGTCGGACGCGCTGGGCATCCCGGTCGGCACCCGCCTCGCCGACGCACGCGCTCTGCCGTTCGCCGACGGCGACGTCGACACGGTGACCCTGATCCATCTTCTCGAGCACCTGGACGACGACGGTGTCGACGCGGCGATCGGCGAAGCCCTGCGCGTCGCCCGCCGGCGGGTGGTGATCGCCGTCCCCTACGAGGACCGGCCCAGTCCGCACTTCGGTCACCTGACCGCGCTCACACCGGCGGACCTGCAACGCTGGGCACGACGCCACCCGGACGTGCCGTCGCGCGTCTTCGCCGATCACGGCGGCTGGCTGGTCTTCGACCACCCCTGA
- a CDS encoding GAF domain-containing sensor histidine kinase, giving the protein MTTPDADLASLVGLSSVKGGHYGQYRGTEARLNRMITALESISAALVQTDRGPEQLAVAVLEAIAEHLDADWVLFALADGQLEQVVPRHLIAGRDEGILAFEGVGVAHPPTELPVSVLNRLIDVLRGEVTVLAAPILDDHHLHVPIEYGGRVVGGISAWSPQWRPVDRTDLMVLTILARQAAVALINSELFLETRRWAQQLADRNAELELTQRELSAVQRTALLNGERSRIARELHDSVGQSVLSAGLQIELCRGQVPEGVADHLEKAMRLSREAVTQLRNAIYTLNDQTEASESIADALAGLCELHLPESTQTSVVVRGRPRELPGDVQHALLRIAGESLFNAAMHADTGQVTVTLVYADNRVSLAVDDDGDGDPGLLRGRLRAAAAGDLGSGRGRGLFNMASRAEELGGTLRIRRSRSGGVRIAVEIPIEQGAQG; this is encoded by the coding sequence ATGACGACGCCCGACGCCGATCTCGCCAGCCTGGTCGGGCTGAGCAGTGTCAAGGGCGGTCACTACGGCCAGTACCGCGGCACCGAGGCCCGCCTGAACCGGATGATCACCGCGCTGGAGAGCATCTCGGCGGCGCTGGTGCAGACCGACCGCGGGCCCGAGCAACTGGCGGTCGCGGTGCTGGAGGCGATCGCCGAGCACCTCGACGCCGACTGGGTGCTGTTCGCCCTGGCGGACGGGCAACTGGAGCAGGTGGTGCCGAGGCATCTGATCGCCGGGCGCGACGAGGGCATTCTGGCGTTCGAGGGGGTGGGGGTGGCCCACCCGCCGACCGAGCTGCCGGTGTCGGTGCTGAACCGGCTGATCGACGTGCTGCGCGGTGAGGTGACGGTGCTGGCGGCGCCGATCCTCGACGACCACCACCTGCACGTGCCGATCGAGTACGGCGGCCGGGTGGTCGGCGGGATCTCGGCGTGGAGTCCGCAGTGGCGGCCGGTCGACCGCACCGATCTGATGGTCCTGACGATCCTGGCGCGGCAGGCCGCGGTGGCGCTGATCAACTCGGAGCTGTTCCTGGAGACCCGGCGGTGGGCGCAGCAGCTGGCCGACCGGAACGCGGAACTGGAACTGACGCAACGCGAGCTGTCCGCGGTGCAGCGGACCGCGCTGCTCAACGGCGAGCGTTCCCGGATCGCCCGGGAGCTGCACGACTCGGTGGGCCAGTCGGTGCTGTCGGCCGGCCTGCAGATCGAACTGTGCCGCGGTCAGGTGCCGGAGGGCGTCGCCGACCACCTGGAGAAGGCGATGCGGCTCTCGCGTGAGGCCGTGACGCAGCTGCGCAACGCGATCTACACGCTCAATGATCAGACCGAGGCCTCGGAGAGCATCGCCGATGCCCTCGCCGGCCTGTGCGAATTGCACCTTCCGGAGTCGACGCAGACCTCGGTGGTGGTGCGCGGCCGCCCGCGGGAACTGCCCGGCGACGTCCAGCACGCGCTGCTGCGGATCGCCGGGGAGTCGTTGTTCAACGCGGCCATGCACGCCGACACCGGTCAGGTGACGGTCACGCTGGTCTATGCGGACAATCGGGTGAGCCTGGCCGTCGACGACGACGGCGACGGAGATCCCGGACTCCTGCGTGGGCGGTTACGGGCGGCGGCGGCCGGCGACCTCGGGTCGGGCCGGGGCCGCGGTCTGTTCAACATGGCGTCGCGGGCCGAGGAACTCGGCGGCACGCTGCGGATACGCCGCTCGCGGTCCGGCGGGGTGCGAATCGCGGTGGAGATACCGATCGAGCAGGGAGCGCAGGGATGA
- a CDS encoding VWA domain-containing protein: protein MRPAAEPSAAGQAAPQRLLGEVAVGFGRVLRALSVAASPAEVIEIRRVLDVVGAADPDVLRTALRAVTVKYEYEREPFEEAFALYFLGERPAGDDGELPRVRGLLSGLPDDVVWAEDFEGAGRMIGADEHTVEIGDLMIDDPDARERHAESAHREENDFSVSGGAEELEVSTDSSSVSGGVTYTVEVDHADASQVGELTAAATRVEGTTLALADAAALLRALDQADGRQAYGVDGAAGLDDEAVAELEEALNRFVEALTERLAATAIVVDDDEEGTAGRAHRDQADLDRACHRLIQRMRGAPRRISRLADSGRLDFRRTMRGAVATDGVPLALWRRTATPGPVKLLVLIDVSLSVRPVTGFILRLAQTLHDFGDRCEVIAFVDRPVLVTPALRTASPDGALAAVLAADGLDLSATSDYGRMWHELLDEHGDLITPRTSVLVVGDARHNAFDPRTDLFAEVARRAYRVAWLTPEPERYWSQTGCALDAYAQECSGVISARDGAEILERCDDLGAALR from the coding sequence GTGCGGCCCGCCGCTGAGCCCTCCGCGGCTGGGCAGGCCGCGCCGCAGCGGCTCCTCGGCGAGGTGGCCGTCGGTTTCGGGCGCGTCCTCCGGGCGCTGTCGGTCGCGGCGTCACCCGCCGAGGTGATCGAGATCCGGCGGGTGCTCGACGTGGTCGGCGCCGCCGATCCCGACGTGCTGCGCACCGCGCTGCGCGCGGTGACCGTGAAGTACGAGTACGAGCGGGAGCCCTTCGAGGAGGCGTTCGCCCTCTACTTCCTCGGTGAGCGGCCGGCCGGCGACGACGGCGAGCTGCCGCGGGTGCGCGGCCTGCTGTCCGGCCTGCCCGACGACGTCGTCTGGGCCGAGGACTTCGAGGGCGCGGGCCGGATGATCGGGGCCGACGAGCACACCGTCGAGATCGGTGACCTGATGATCGACGACCCGGATGCCCGCGAGCGGCACGCGGAGAGCGCGCACCGCGAGGAGAACGACTTCTCCGTCTCGGGCGGCGCCGAGGAACTGGAGGTGAGCACCGATTCGTCGAGCGTGTCCGGTGGGGTGACCTACACCGTGGAGGTCGATCACGCCGACGCCTCGCAGGTGGGGGAGTTGACTGCCGCCGCCACCCGGGTCGAGGGCACCACCCTGGCGCTGGCCGATGCCGCGGCACTGCTACGGGCCCTGGACCAGGCGGACGGCCGGCAGGCCTACGGCGTGGACGGGGCCGCCGGACTCGACGACGAGGCCGTCGCCGAACTGGAGGAGGCCCTGAATCGCTTCGTCGAGGCGCTCACCGAACGACTGGCCGCCACCGCGATCGTCGTCGACGACGACGAGGAGGGCACGGCCGGGCGGGCGCATCGCGATCAAGCCGACCTGGACCGCGCCTGTCACCGGTTGATCCAGCGGATGCGCGGGGCACCGCGGCGGATCAGCCGCCTGGCCGACAGCGGACGACTCGACTTCCGCCGGACCATGCGGGGTGCGGTCGCCACCGACGGGGTGCCGCTGGCGCTGTGGCGGCGGACGGCGACGCCCGGACCGGTCAAGCTCCTGGTGCTGATCGACGTCTCCCTCTCGGTCCGGCCGGTCACCGGATTCATCCTCCGGCTCGCGCAGACCCTGCACGACTTCGGGGACCGCTGCGAGGTGATCGCCTTCGTCGACCGTCCGGTACTGGTGACGCCGGCGCTGCGCACCGCCTCCCCGGACGGCGCATTGGCCGCGGTGCTGGCCGCCGACGGCCTCGATCTGTCGGCGACCAGCGACTACGGCCGGATGTGGCACGAACTGCTCGACGAGCACGGTGACCTGATCACCCCGCGCACCAGCGTTCTCGTCGTCGGCGACGCCCGGCACAACGCGTTCGATCCGCGCACCGATCTGTTCGCGGAGGTCGCGCGGCGGGCCTACCGGGTAGCCTGGCTCACACCGGAGCCGGAGCGCTACTGGAGCCAGACCGGATGCGCCCTGGACGCCTACGCACAAGAGTGTTCCGGGGTGATCAGCGCGCGGGACGGGGCCGAGATCCTCGAACGCTGCGACGATCTGGGCGCGGCACTGCGGTGA